A genomic region of Arachis stenosperma cultivar V10309 chromosome 9, arast.V10309.gnm1.PFL2, whole genome shotgun sequence contains the following coding sequences:
- the LOC130947600 gene encoding uncharacterized protein LOC130947600: MEVRSNSAAENPSAASPPPNRHRPSSAVPPSKKPLASPQPVDTTSVSQRLQKELMALMMSGGDLGVSAFPDGESIFTWIGTIEGGKGTLYEGLSYKLSLRFPLEYPFKPPQVKFESTCFHPNVDQFGNICLDILQDKWSSAYDCRTILLSIQSLLEEPNLESPLNNYAAALWNDKEDCRRMIHKQYFAGEALER, translated from the exons ATGGAGGTGCGGTCCAACTCCGCCGCCGAGAACCCGTCCGCCGCTTCGCCGCCGCCGAATCGCCATCGTCCGAGCTCCGCCGTGCCACCGTCAAAGAAGCCTCTCGCTTCTCCTCAACCCGTTGATACCACCTCCGTGTCGCAAAG ACTCCAGAAGGAATTAATGGCTCTCATG ATGAGTGGAGGCGATCTCGGAGTATCTGCTTTTCCTGATGGTGAGAGCATTTTTACATGGATTGGCACAATTGAAGGTGGAAAAGGAACTCTATACGAGGGTTTATCTTATAAACTCTCCCTACGTTTTCCCCTGGAATATCCTTTTAAGCCACCTCAAGTGAAGTTCGAGTCGACGTGCTTTCATCCAAATGTTGACCAGTTTGGCAACATTTGTCTTGATATCCTTCAG GACAAGTGGTCTTCAGCTTATGATTGCAGAACTATTCTTCTATCAATTCAAAGTCTGTTGGAAG AACCTAACCTGGAGAGTCCTCTAAACAACTATGCTGCAGCACTTTGGAATGATAAGGAAG ATTGCAGGAGAATGATTCACAAACAATATTTTGCTGGAGAAGCACTTGAAAGATGA